In Anaerolineales bacterium, one DNA window encodes the following:
- a CDS encoding IS3 family transposase codes for MLEKDNPEMPLKTQADLLGISYSSLFYEPVPPSARELAIKRRIDEIYTACPFYGSRKIAVQLHPEFGVSRPTVQAYMREMGIFALVPGPHTSTPAPQHQIYPYLLRNVTAARPNHIWGIDITYIRLQHGWLYLTAVLDWYSRYVLSWALSQTLEMEFVLTAVDNALFQAKPEIWNSDQGSHFTSPKYLERLQREEIKISMDGRGRAVDNIFTERLWRTIKYEEVYLHEYASPKEAHRQLANYIRFYNFQRPHQALDYLTPAQVHGACKPHALAVDSTLTNHSTLN; via the coding sequence ATGTTGGAAAAAGACAACCCAGAAATGCCGCTGAAAACACAGGCAGATCTACTTGGGATCAGTTACTCAAGTCTGTTCTATGAGCCTGTGCCGCCTTCCGCGCGAGAGTTGGCAATCAAACGGCGCATCGATGAAATCTACACAGCTTGTCCATTCTACGGCTCACGCAAAATCGCCGTTCAGTTGCATCCTGAGTTTGGTGTTTCGCGCCCAACGGTGCAAGCCTATATGCGCGAAATGGGCATTTTTGCCCTGGTTCCAGGTCCGCACACAAGTACACCTGCCCCACAGCACCAGATTTATCCATACCTGCTGCGAAACGTGACCGCCGCGCGTCCCAATCACATCTGGGGCATCGACATTACCTACATCCGACTTCAGCATGGCTGGCTGTACCTCACGGCAGTGCTGGACTGGTATTCTCGCTATGTTCTGAGTTGGGCGCTCAGTCAGACCCTGGAGATGGAGTTCGTGCTAACCGCCGTGGACAATGCTTTATTCCAAGCCAAGCCTGAAATCTGGAATAGCGATCAAGGTAGCCACTTCACCAGCCCGAAATATTTGGAGCGCCTACAGCGTGAAGAAATCAAGATCAGCATGGATGGACGCGGACGCGCCGTGGATAACATTTTCACTGAAAGATTGTGGCGCACCATCAAGTACGAAGAAGTTTATCTGCATGAATACGCCAGCCCAAAGGAGGCTCATCGACAGCTCGCCAATTACATCCGTTTCTACAATTTTCAACGTCCCCACCAGGCGCTGGATTACCTGACGCCCGCGCAAGTGCATGGGGCTTGCAAGCCCCATGCACTTGCAGTAGACTCAACCTTAACAAATCACTCCACCTTAAACTAA
- a CDS encoding transposase, which translates to MPKRKRLSALQKAQIVLEVIREDKSVAQIATENSVHPNQIHKWKRQALEDFAQLFEDDRKGERAREAEHEKQINELYAEIGRLSAQLSWLKKKSGFKFE; encoded by the coding sequence ATGCCCAAAAGAAAACGCCTATCAGCTCTTCAAAAGGCACAAATCGTCTTGGAAGTCATCCGAGAAGACAAAAGTGTGGCACAGATCGCGACCGAAAACAGCGTTCATCCGAACCAAATCCACAAATGGAAAAGACAAGCGCTGGAAGACTTTGCCCAACTCTTTGAGGATGATCGCAAAGGCGAACGCGCTCGTGAAGCCGAACATGAAAAACAGATCAACGAACTGTATGCCGAGATTGGGCGATTGAGCGCTCAATTATCATGGCTGAAAAAAAAATCTGGCTTCAAATTTGAGTAG
- a CDS encoding helix-turn-helix transcriptional regulator, with protein sequence MIKIKVPELLKKKGLNATDLMRKGNIAYGTAHRLSKGEGDGITFEVLSSLCKLFNVQVKDILDYVPDDE encoded by the coding sequence GTGATCAAGATAAAAGTGCCTGAATTGCTGAAGAAAAAAGGTCTGAATGCGACTGACCTCATGCGGAAGGGAAACATAGCCTACGGAACGGCTCACAGGCTGTCCAAAGGCGAGGGCGACGGGATCACATTTGAAGTATTGAGCTCCCTTTGCAAGTTGTTCAACGTTCAGGTCAAGGATATTTTAGATTACGTCCCAGATGATGAGTAG
- a CDS encoding tyrosine-type recombinase/integrase — MKYYPTVSRNSLLDFSLKLQSSHDHIKKIQKIIFLETAFAGFLVACEARALSAHTIEDYSRTIRMFIAYVGDIPMQDITVDLITGFLASVRRRGVGEKTVLNRHIGLAAFWTWALKNDIVGHHIVRQVEKPKPPEIIIEPLTESEVRVLLNEVRRNPDRDRAIIYLLLDTGLRASELVSLDRGEIDMENHRIIVKKGKGNKDRKLPFCNKTASVLAQYLNNCTDRKPFNIKRRSLTDVVFRLGLRSGVRNVHPHRFRHTFAINYMRNGGDVFTLQKLLGHTTMEMVKRYLHIVQTDIDRAHHRASPVENWDL; from the coding sequence ATGAAATACTATCCAACCGTCAGTCGAAACAGTTTACTGGACTTCTCGCTAAAGTTACAATCCAGCCACGATCATATAAAGAAGATTCAAAAGATTATTTTCCTCGAAACAGCCTTCGCCGGTTTTTTGGTTGCGTGTGAAGCGCGCGCCCTTTCGGCGCACACCATTGAAGATTACTCAAGAACGATTCGCATGTTTATCGCCTACGTCGGCGACATACCAATGCAAGACATTACAGTCGACCTGATTACAGGATTTTTGGCAAGCGTGAGACGACGAGGAGTTGGAGAAAAAACTGTTCTCAATCGACATATAGGACTTGCCGCTTTTTGGACTTGGGCGTTGAAGAACGATATTGTTGGTCATCATATCGTCAGACAGGTGGAAAAACCAAAGCCGCCTGAGATCATCATTGAACCTTTAACGGAGAGCGAAGTTCGGGTGTTGCTCAATGAGGTCAGGAGAAATCCTGACCGCGACCGCGCGATTATTTACCTGTTGCTGGACACTGGTTTGCGGGCGAGCGAGCTTGTATCTCTGGATCGGGGAGAGATCGACATGGAAAATCATCGCATCATTGTCAAGAAAGGAAAGGGGAACAAGGATCGCAAACTCCCATTTTGCAACAAGACTGCATCTGTGTTGGCTCAGTACTTGAATAATTGTACGGACCGCAAACCGTTCAACATCAAACGGAGGTCGCTGACCGATGTGGTTTTTAGATTGGGGCTGCGCTCTGGTGTGCGGAATGTTCACCCTCATCGTTTTCGCCATACCTTTGCTATAAACTATATGCGTAACGGGGGAGACGTATTCACGCTTCAAAAATTGCTGGGTCACACCACGATGGAGATGGTCAAACGCTATCTTCATATCGTTCAAACCGATATAGATCGGGCGCATCATCGCGCATCCCCTGTTGAGAATTGGGATTTGTGA
- a CDS encoding HigA family addiction module antitoxin produces MLPENRIPTHPGEILLEEFLVPMNVSQVALAAHIGVPTQRVNEIVRGKRGVTPETAWLFAEALGTSPEFWLNLQSNYDLVRFRPKRQVQRISMAV; encoded by the coding sequence ATGCTTCCCGAAAATCGTATTCCCACCCACCCCGGCGAGATACTGCTGGAGGAATTCCTGGTTCCCATGAATGTTTCACAGGTTGCCTTAGCGGCACACATTGGGGTGCCGACCCAACGCGTCAATGAGATCGTGCGCGGCAAGCGCGGAGTCACGCCTGAAACCGCCTGGTTGTTTGCAGAAGCGCTTGGGACCTCGCCCGAATTCTGGCTGAATCTGCAATCGAACTATGACCTTGTCCGTTTCCGCCCCAAGCGTCAGGTTCAAAGAATATCAATGGCTGTTTAA
- a CDS encoding type II toxin-antitoxin system RelE/ParE family toxin — MAIHSFRDAATEDLFHGRMTSRVRRFPPDLMRIALRKLDVLNGAHRLNDLKSPPANRLEALKGDLAGFHSIRVNDQWRLVFRWDEGVHDVSLTDYH, encoded by the coding sequence ATGGCAATTCACTCCTTTCGGGATGCAGCGACAGAAGATTTGTTTCATGGACGGATGACCTCACGTGTGCGCCGCTTTCCTCCTGATCTTATGAGAATTGCCTTGCGGAAATTGGATGTCTTGAATGGCGCCCATCGCTTGAATGATTTGAAGTCCCCGCCTGCCAATCGGCTCGAAGCGCTGAAAGGTGATTTAGCTGGCTTCCATAGTATCCGAGTCAATGATCAATGGCGCTTGGTATTTCGTTGGGATGAAGGTGTTCACGACGTTTCCCTGACGGATTATCACTAG
- a CDS encoding DUF3368 domain-containing protein, which yields METVSPEKPQSDILASFLTGRVVQVDTSRSVLAAGGLGRGEIEAMTLYKQLSADLLLIDDQRARLIAEHNQIQCIGALGFLLIAKQKGKLNKVAPYVQKLRNSSLYYGDTLLDKVLELAGE from the coding sequence ATGGAAACCGTCTCCCCGGAAAAGCCCCAATCGGATATCCTCGCCTCCTTCCTGACGGGGCGCGTGGTTCAAGTGGACACAAGCCGCTCGGTACTGGCTGCCGGCGGGCTCGGACGCGGCGAGATCGAAGCCATGACGCTGTACAAGCAACTCTCCGCCGACCTCCTCCTCATCGACGACCAGCGCGCAAGGCTGATCGCAGAGCACAACCAAATCCAATGCATTGGCGCATTGGGCTTTCTGCTCATTGCGAAACAAAAGGGGAAATTGAATAAAGTCGCCCCCTATGTTCAAAAGCTTCGCAATTCCTCCCTGTATTATGGGGACACATTGTTGGACAAAGTTCTGGAACTTGCCGGGGAGTAA
- a CDS encoding nucleotidyltransferase domain-containing protein, giving the protein MSMTALDLPPEALKKYRPLEAIKKRRAKFSAEISARRKRAMSAARKAAKLLKTEFGASEVILFGSLARRVGFHRWSDIDLAVRGAADYLKAMDTVLYLVPEFKIDLVELETCPPAMRRGIEEEGKAL; this is encoded by the coding sequence ATGTCCATGACTGCGCTCGACCTCCCGCCTGAGGCGCTCAAGAAATATCGTCCCCTCGAAGCCATCAAAAAACGCAGGGCAAAATTCAGCGCGGAAATCTCCGCCCGCCGCAAACGCGCCATGTCCGCTGCCCGTAAAGCCGCCAAACTGCTCAAAACCGAATTCGGCGCAAGCGAAGTCATCCTCTTCGGGTCCCTGGCGCGGCGGGTGGGTTTCCACCGCTGGTCCGATATCGATCTTGCCGTGCGCGGCGCGGCAGATTATCTCAAAGCAATGGACACCGTCCTATACCTCGTGCCTGAATTCAAGATCGACCTTGTAGAGTTGGAAACGTGTCCGCCCGCGATGCGCAGAGGTATAGAAGAAGAAGGCAAAGCGCTATGA
- a CDS encoding DUF433 domain-containing protein: MLAETRYEHIVLNEARVPFISGTTMKVIELVLAQTAYGWSAEELHIQFPHLSLGQIHSALAYYWDHREELESDMESRIQKTERMRKSAPVPPLVKRLRDKGLL, translated from the coding sequence ATGCTTGCTGAAACCCGATACGAACACATCGTCCTGAATGAAGCGCGCGTCCCTTTTATTTCGGGAACGACCATGAAGGTCATCGAACTAGTCCTCGCCCAGACCGCCTACGGCTGGAGCGCGGAGGAGCTTCATATTCAGTTCCCGCATCTTTCGCTCGGGCAGATCCATTCGGCGCTGGCGTATTACTGGGACCACCGCGAGGAGCTGGAAAGCGACATGGAATCCCGCATTCAGAAAACCGAGCGGATGCGTAAATCCGCGCCCGTTCCGCCACTGGTCAAACGCTTGAGGGACAAGGGGCTCCTCTAA
- a CDS encoding DUF5615 family PIN-like protein gives MPLALYMDHHVPKAVTVGLRLRGIDALTAHEDGADQLADDQLLRRAHELGRVLFTQDDDLLEEAAKCQRGGIPFMGVIYGHALRVTIGVCIQDLEIIAKNGDKEDVENHVIFLPL, from the coding sequence ATGCCGCTTGCGCTTTACATGGACCATCATGTCCCAAAAGCAGTCACTGTCGGACTGCGCCTGCGGGGCATTGACGCGCTGACCGCGCATGAAGACGGGGCGGATCAACTGGCAGACGATCAATTATTGCGGCGCGCGCACGAATTGGGACGGGTGTTATTCACGCAGGACGACGACCTGCTGGAGGAGGCGGCAAAATGCCAGCGTGGAGGAATTCCCTTTATGGGGGTTATCTACGGGCATGCATTGCGTGTGACCATCGGGGTTTGCATTCAGGACCTCGAGATCATCGCTAAAAACGGGGATAAAGAGGATGTTGAGAATCACGTGATCTTTCTTCCCCTGTAA
- a CDS encoding vitamin K epoxide reductase family protein produces MLAMSGGGTLFSVYLTFLEPFVIGATCAWRITSAILITIVMLLSIRPAKVAMESLRWI; encoded by the coding sequence CTGCTTGCGATGAGCGGCGGCGGCACGCTCTTCTCGGTCTACCTGACCTTCCTCGAACCCTTCGTCATCGGCGCCACCTGCGCGTGGCGCATCACCTCGGCAATATTGATCACCATCGTCATGCTGTTATCCATCCGCCCGGCGAAGGTGGCAATGGAATCCCTGCGCTGGATATAA
- a CDS encoding RHS repeat-associated core domain-containing protein, whose product MDDTTTQNVTEGFGLMYYNARMYDPALGRFTSADTIIPPTQGVQAWDRYAYVNNSPVMYSDPSGHCIDDDPANCWGGGGGAGGGGNSNSGSSGGEIVSLLPEGPACTVNYCGQPNNLPVITVPSYAGYSNPDLDAIYFFWEEFTTPIHGLVKMDDIYRMSSRGGWKAVRYSLNLGLFEAIVQGSRQAYRDSWYQNLTPTQRLGRPLLVGAEALVTDLIAERVGKGFRNAGFVVGGPLGAAAGHIAGQTYATKIMDRIWMEKINPMISPWLGVWP is encoded by the coding sequence ATGGACGACACCACCACACAGAACGTCACCGAGGGCTTTGGGCTGATGTACTATAATGCCCGCATGTACGACCCTGCGTTAGGCAGATTCACTTCCGCGGATACGATCATCCCGCCCACGCAGGGAGTGCAGGCCTGGGATCGGTACGCTTATGTCAACAACTCGCCTGTGATGTACAGCGACCCAAGCGGGCATTGCATTGACGACGATCCCGCCAATTGTTGGGGCGGAGGTGGTGGCGCGGGCGGCGGAGGCAATAGCAATTCTGGCTCATCGGGCGGTGAAATTGTGTCATTGTTGCCAGAGGGCCCTGCCTGCACTGTTAATTACTGTGGCCAACCAAACAATCTGCCAGTGATCACTGTTCCCTCGTATGCTGGTTATTCTAATCCTGATCTTGATGCGATTTATTTCTTTTGGGAAGAATTTACAACCCCTATACATGGTCTGGTAAAAATGGATGACATTTACAGGATGTCCAGCAGAGGCGGTTGGAAAGCTGTACGATATTCACTGAATCTCGGGCTTTTTGAAGCCATTGTTCAGGGTAGCAGACAAGCCTATCGTGACAGTTGGTATCAGAATCTTACGCCTACACAGAGACTAGGGCGACCTTTGCTTGTTGGGGCAGAGGCTTTGGTAACAGATTTGATTGCAGAACGAGTTGGTAAGGGATTTAGAAATGCTGGCTTTGTAGTTGGCGGACCGTTAGGCGCTGCGGCTGGGCATATAGCGGGTCAAACTTATGCAACTAAAATAATGGATCGGATTTGGATGGAAAAAATAAATCCGATGATATCTCCCTGGTTAGGGGTATGGCCATGA